One window from the genome of Verrucomicrobiia bacterium encodes:
- a CDS encoding acyltransferase, translating to MNRDTEAKTPRPSWHAGIESFRVLAAFAIILIHAKYFVNQPPFTYHSYAYLFMDCFNRFSVPFYFLTAGYFFYGSCEKGNSPGRVFRRTAGKLLLLYAAWTVIYAAVPRDIVGGIQQQGIVQGLLSGGSDQIHRSWWRFRSHPLYYLFESTSIHLWFLPALLCGLGLLTLFVKARAERYLLPAAILLYLFGMAASSYKSTALGIHLPFLFDGKDGPFTSTLHVAVGWMFAKHNVRVSLNKALLLVLAGYGLCLMENLAVRPFLSEPLPLNVAASHVLLGAAMFLTALALPEAGKAHAARLGPYTLGIYLAQFLAGNLIWRLYVYFPPAAWEIFFPVLIFCVSAAAVMALSKTRAAWLVSRVRKNA from the coding sequence ATGAACCGCGACACGGAAGCCAAAACCCCTCGTCCTTCCTGGCATGCCGGCATCGAGAGTTTCCGCGTCCTCGCGGCCTTCGCCATCATTTTGATCCACGCCAAATACTTCGTCAACCAGCCGCCTTTCACCTACCATTCGTACGCGTACCTTTTCATGGACTGCTTCAACCGGTTCAGCGTTCCCTTTTATTTTTTGACCGCCGGTTATTTTTTTTATGGCTCCTGCGAAAAAGGAAATTCGCCGGGCCGCGTCTTCCGCCGCACGGCTGGGAAGCTGCTCCTGCTGTACGCAGCCTGGACCGTGATTTACGCGGCCGTGCCGAGAGATATCGTCGGCGGCATCCAGCAGCAGGGAATCGTGCAGGGGCTTCTCAGCGGGGGCTCGGACCAAATCCACAGGAGCTGGTGGCGTTTTCGCAGCCATCCGCTTTATTACCTGTTCGAGTCCACGAGCATTCACCTCTGGTTTCTTCCGGCGCTCCTCTGCGGCCTGGGCCTGCTCACGCTTTTTGTGAAGGCCAGGGCGGAACGGTATCTGCTGCCCGCAGCCATCCTTCTTTACCTGTTCGGCATGGCGGCTTCGTCTTACAAGTCGACGGCGCTCGGCATCCACCTGCCGTTTCTCTTCGACGGCAAGGACGGGCCTTTCACGAGCACGCTGCACGTGGCCGTGGGCTGGATGTTCGCGAAACACAACGTGCGCGTTTCGTTGAACAAGGCGCTGCTTCTCGTTCTCGCGGGCTATGGTTTATGCTTGATGGAAAATCTGGCGGTGCGGCCTTTCCTGTCCGAGCCTCTTCCGCTGAATGTCGCGGCCAGCCACGTCCTGCTCGGCGCCGCGATGTTTTTGACGGCGCTTGCCCTGCCTGAAGCGGGAAAGGCTCACGCGGCACGCCTGGGGCCTTACACGCTGGGAATTTATCTGGCGCAGTTTCTGGCCGGGAACCTGATCTGGCGCCTTTACGTTTATTTTCCGCCGGCGGCGTGGGAGATTTTTTTTCCGGTCCTGATTTTCTGCGTGTCGGCGGCCGCCGTCATGGCCTTGAGCAAAACCAGGGCCGCATGGCTCGTTTCGAGGGTGCGGAAAAATGCCTGA